One window from the genome of Nicotiana sylvestris chromosome 9, ASM39365v2, whole genome shotgun sequence encodes:
- the LOC138877478 gene encoding COP1-interactive protein 1-like, giving the protein MVSTSAVVESPHSEDEGDDDYDRPLVQRARRGADAPQVVGHKVVETGMTDVNLTHAEETLEVGSGIAPDLQTRHGTFRTNETSIGNFGGLEPEVSRGRDETLTEIDALGGFKLGPSFSSGEIRDALDPVKKLYDHAFSKLHDEISCSEKELEKLTSELNKSEASSTRKEEELGELRASLGATSEEVIAKDTEILELKRQNESVTLERDLLRGELASTQDLLQTAQKEVTALSADKARADEDASSYKRDATTTNTQAKEISEKAGQKLARAVAYVILQARSSKISFKFLSPSSFFAVVMAVMPKFVHQEEESSASASRSVGGTPPTSAIPWLPYEVPDLADWTRKVAAVSTYDERKWRDLSKGIREFSEMRSFPLREEEGSSASGPRNDNKQKESLNDEDAYSEPIPARRLKGDVSAELAALEASSLGKMAPPLSPSSIPIECTSRDTSVLPLCSSRVEGTSRDVRGQGPPKLSGVSSEHVPTEISSTGAGETMPAFNKLNFELLRHEARLRKALDEEKSLRLLCDKSRKTEDLERLWGEVGQAKYECDELKAKIDTQVAAKKNALAKASTLEVQLWNTCGNSLVQTSRIASLESDLLKMKAEAIDARAEAEEIRAKANKKVVIYLKDVVDARAELRGASDRESGSNAYARCKSRRKTLREIHARGFDLSKEIE; this is encoded by the exons ATGGTCTCGACTTCGGCTGTTGTGGAAAGTCCCCACTCTGAGGATGAAGGTGATGATGATTATGACCGCCCATTGGTACAAAGGGCAAGACGTGGTGCGGATGCTCCACAGGTTGTTGGGCATAAGGTTGTCGAGACGGGGATGACTGATGTAAACCTAACCCATGCTGAGGAGACCCTCGAAGTGGGTTCGGGCATAGCCCCCGATCTTCAAACTAGACATGGTACATTCCGTACAAATGAAACCTCGATTGGCAATTTCGGAGGGCTTGAACCCGAAGTTTCTCGGGGTCGAGATGAAACCCTTACAGAAATTGATGCCCTGGGTGGCTTTAAATTGGGTCCTTCATTTTCATCGGGGGAAATTAGGGATGCCCTGGATCCG GTCAAGAAGTTATATGATCATGCCTTTTCTAAGCTCCATGACGAGATTTCATGTAGTGAGAAGGAACTTGAGAAGCTCACCTCGGAGCTAAATAAGTCGGAGGCTTCCTCCACCCGAAAGGAAGAGGAGTTGGGTGAGCTTCGGGCAAGCCT TGGGGCAACTTCGGAAGAGGTTATAGCCAAGGACACGGAGATCCTCGAGCTGAAGAGGCAAAATGAGAGCGTGACCTTAGAGAGAGATCTTTTACGGGGAGAGTTGGCCTCAACCCAAGATCTTCTTCAAACTGCTCAGAAGGAGGTCACTGCATTATCTGCGGACAAGGCTAGGGCAGATGAAGATGCGTCCTCATACAAGAGAGATGCCACCACTACAAACACTCAAGCCAAGGAGATATCCGAGAAAGCCGGGCAGAAGTTAGCTCGGGCTGTTGCTTATGTTATTCTGCAAGCTCGGAG TTCAAAGATTTCATTTAAGTTTTTATCTCCCTCTTCTTTTTTCGCTGTAGTTATGGCTGTTATGCCCAAATTTGTTCATCAAGAAGAGGAGAGTTCTGCCTCTGCTTCCCGctcggtcggtggtacaccgccGACATCCG CGATCCCGTGGTTGCCATACGAGGTCCCTGACCTAGCGGATTGGACTCGAAAAGTAGCAGCTGTCTCAACTTAcgatgagcgtaagtggcgagatcTGTCCAAAG GTATCAGAGAATTTTCTGAGATGAGATCGTTCCCCCTTAGAGAGGAGGAAGGTTCGTCGGCTTCGGGGCCGAGGAATGATAACAAACAGAAGGAATCTCTGAATGACGAGGATGCTTATAGCGAGCCAATCCCTGCTCGGAGGCTCAAAGGAGATGTATCGGCTGAGCTTGCAGCACTCGAGGCTTCTAGCCTCGGAAAAATGGCTCCTCCTTTGTCGCCATCTTCTATTCCCATCGAATGTACTTCGAGGGATACAAGTGTTCTGCCTTTGTGTTCATCTCgtgtcgaaggtacttcgagggatgttcgagGCCAAGGACCGCCTAAATTAAGCGGGGTCTCGAGCGAACATGTCCCTACTGAGATCAGTTCAACTGGGGCCGGTGAGACCATGCCA gcctttAACAAGCTCAATTTCGAGCTGCTCCGCCATGAAGCCAGGCTGCGGAAAGCCTTGGACgaggagaaatcccttaggcttctttgtgataaaagT AGAAAGACAGAGGACCTAGAACGCCTTTGGGGTGAAGTTGGCCAGGCCAAGTATGAGTGTGATGAGCTAAAGGCCAAGATAGATACCCAAGTTGCGGCCAAGAAAAATGCTTTGGCCAAGGCGTCTACCCTCGAGGTGCAGCTATGGAACACTTGTGGAAATAGCTTGGTCCAAACGAGCAGGATTGCAAGTCTCGAGTCTGACCTATTAAAGATGAAGGCTGAGGCCATTGACGCTCGGGCTGAAGCTGAAGAGATTCGAGCTAAGGCTAATAAGAAAGTGGTCATCTATTTAAAAGATGTTGTTGATGCTCGGGCTGAGTTGAGAGGGGCTTCCGATCGTGAGAGTGGAAGCAATGCGTATGCCCGGTGCAAATCCCGAAGGAAAACCCTTAGGGAAATCCATGCTAGGGGATTCGATCTTTCAAAAGAGATTGAGTAG